In one window of Macrotis lagotis isolate mMagLag1 chromosome 5, bilby.v1.9.chrom.fasta, whole genome shotgun sequence DNA:
- the WTAP gene encoding pre-mRNA-splicing regulator WTAP isoform X1, with translation MTVNLVLTIKTVYFFSYMPLFSFLENKMTNEEPLPKKVRLSETDFKVMARDELILRWKQYEAYVQALEGKYTDLNSNDVTGLRESEEKLKQQQQESARRENILVMRLATKEQEMQECTTQIQYLKQVQQPSVAQLRSTMVDPAINLFFLKMKGELEQTKDKLEQAQNELSAWKFTPDSQTGKKLMAKCRMLIQENQELGRQLSQGRIAQLEAELALQKKYSEELKSSQDELNDFIIQLDEEVEGMQSTILVLQQQLKETRQQLAQYQQQSQASVPGTSRTPSSEPLDQGEVMSKDCSRLTNGPSNGSSSHQRTSGPGFFREGNTTEDDFPSSPGNGNKVSNNSEERTGRGGSSYINQLSTGYESVDSPTGSENSLTHHSNDTDSNHDPQEEKAVTGKGNRTVGSRHVQNGLDSSVNVQGSVL, from the exons atgactgtAAATCTAGTTCTAACAATTAAAAcagtatatttcttttcttatatgcCCTTATTTTCTTTCCTAGAAAACAAAATGACGAACGAAGAACCTCTTCCCAAAAAG GTTCGACTCAGTGAAACAGACTTCAAAGTTATGGCAAGAGATGAATTAATCCTAAG ATGGAAGCAGTATGAAGCATATGTACAAGCTTTGGAGGGCAAGTACACAGATTTAAACT CTAATGATGTAACTGGCTTGAGAGAATCTGAAGAAAAGTTAAAGCAGCAACAGCAAGAGTCtgcaagaagagaaaatattctgGTGATGAGACTGGCAACCAAGGAACAAGAAATGCAAGAGTGTACT ACTCAAATCCAGTACCTCAAACAAGTTCAGCAGCCTAGTGTTGCCCAACTGAGATCAACGATGGTGGACCCAGCAATCaacttgtttttcctaaaaatgaaAGGTGAACTGGAACAGACTAAAGACAAACTGGAACAAGCCCAAAATGAACTGAGTGCCTGGAAATTTACGCCTGATAG CCAAACAGGGAAAAAGTTAATGGCGAAGTGTCGAATGCTAATTCAGGAGAATCAAGAGCTTGGAAGGCAGCTGTCCCAGGGACGTATTGCACAACTTGAAGCAGAGTTGGCTTTACAGAAGAAATATAGTGAAGAACTTAAGAGCAGTCAGGATG AACTCAATGACTTCATTATTCAACTTGATGAAGAGGTAGAGGGTATGCAGAGTACCATTCTAGTTCTTCAGCAACAACTGAAGGAGACTCGTCAACAGTTGGCTCAGTACCAGCAACAGTCTCAGGCCTCAGTACCAGGTACCAGCAGGACTCCATCTTCTGAGCCTTTAGACCAGGGAGAGGTCATGAGTAAAGACTGCAGCCGTCTGACTAATGGACCAAGTAACGGCAGCTCCTCCCATCAGAGGACGTCTGGGCCTGGATTTTTTAGGGAGGGTAACACAACAGAAGATGACTTTCCTTCATCACCAGGGAATGGTAATAAGGTCTCCAACAACTCTGAAGAGAGAACTGGCAGAGGAGGTAGTAGTTACATAAACCAACTCAGTACGGGGTATGAAAGTGTAGACTCTCCCACGGGCAGTGAAAACTCCCTCACACACCACTCAAATGACACAGACTCCAATCATGATCCTCAAGAGGAGAAAGCCGTGACTGGGAAAGGTAACCGAACTGTGGGTTCCCGTCATGTTCAGAATGGTTTGGACTCAAGTGTAAATGTACAGGGCTCAGTTTTGTAA
- the WTAP gene encoding pre-mRNA-splicing regulator WTAP isoform X2, with product MTNEEPLPKKVRLSETDFKVMARDELILRWKQYEAYVQALEGKYTDLNSNDVTGLRESEEKLKQQQQESARRENILVMRLATKEQEMQECTTQIQYLKQVQQPSVAQLRSTMVDPAINLFFLKMKGELEQTKDKLEQAQNELSAWKFTPDSQTGKKLMAKCRMLIQENQELGRQLSQGRIAQLEAELALQKKYSEELKSSQDELNDFIIQLDEEVEGMQSTILVLQQQLKETRQQLAQYQQQSQASVPGTSRTPSSEPLDQGEVMSKDCSRLTNGPSNGSSSHQRTSGPGFFREGNTTEDDFPSSPGNGNKVSNNSEERTGRGGSSYINQLSTGYESVDSPTGSENSLTHHSNDTDSNHDPQEEKAVTGKGNRTVGSRHVQNGLDSSVNVQGSVL from the exons ATGACGAACGAAGAACCTCTTCCCAAAAAG GTTCGACTCAGTGAAACAGACTTCAAAGTTATGGCAAGAGATGAATTAATCCTAAG ATGGAAGCAGTATGAAGCATATGTACAAGCTTTGGAGGGCAAGTACACAGATTTAAACT CTAATGATGTAACTGGCTTGAGAGAATCTGAAGAAAAGTTAAAGCAGCAACAGCAAGAGTCtgcaagaagagaaaatattctgGTGATGAGACTGGCAACCAAGGAACAAGAAATGCAAGAGTGTACT ACTCAAATCCAGTACCTCAAACAAGTTCAGCAGCCTAGTGTTGCCCAACTGAGATCAACGATGGTGGACCCAGCAATCaacttgtttttcctaaaaatgaaAGGTGAACTGGAACAGACTAAAGACAAACTGGAACAAGCCCAAAATGAACTGAGTGCCTGGAAATTTACGCCTGATAG CCAAACAGGGAAAAAGTTAATGGCGAAGTGTCGAATGCTAATTCAGGAGAATCAAGAGCTTGGAAGGCAGCTGTCCCAGGGACGTATTGCACAACTTGAAGCAGAGTTGGCTTTACAGAAGAAATATAGTGAAGAACTTAAGAGCAGTCAGGATG AACTCAATGACTTCATTATTCAACTTGATGAAGAGGTAGAGGGTATGCAGAGTACCATTCTAGTTCTTCAGCAACAACTGAAGGAGACTCGTCAACAGTTGGCTCAGTACCAGCAACAGTCTCAGGCCTCAGTACCAGGTACCAGCAGGACTCCATCTTCTGAGCCTTTAGACCAGGGAGAGGTCATGAGTAAAGACTGCAGCCGTCTGACTAATGGACCAAGTAACGGCAGCTCCTCCCATCAGAGGACGTCTGGGCCTGGATTTTTTAGGGAGGGTAACACAACAGAAGATGACTTTCCTTCATCACCAGGGAATGGTAATAAGGTCTCCAACAACTCTGAAGAGAGAACTGGCAGAGGAGGTAGTAGTTACATAAACCAACTCAGTACGGGGTATGAAAGTGTAGACTCTCCCACGGGCAGTGAAAACTCCCTCACACACCACTCAAATGACACAGACTCCAATCATGATCCTCAAGAGGAGAAAGCCGTGACTGGGAAAGGTAACCGAACTGTGGGTTCCCGTCATGTTCAGAATGGTTTGGACTCAAGTGTAAATGTACAGGGCTCAGTTTTGTAA
- the WTAP gene encoding pre-mRNA-splicing regulator WTAP isoform X3 — MTVNLVLTIKTVYFFSYMPLFSFLENKMTNEEPLPKKVRLSETDFKVMARDELILRWKQYEAYVQALEGKYTDLNSNDVTGLRESEEKLKQQQQESARRENILVMRLATKEQEMQECTTQIQYLKQVQQPSVAQLRSTMVDPAINLFFLKMKGELEQTKDKLEQAQNELSAWKFTPDRGLTASDYSEEVANSEKFPF; from the exons atgactgtAAATCTAGTTCTAACAATTAAAAcagtatatttcttttcttatatgcCCTTATTTTCTTTCCTAGAAAACAAAATGACGAACGAAGAACCTCTTCCCAAAAAG GTTCGACTCAGTGAAACAGACTTCAAAGTTATGGCAAGAGATGAATTAATCCTAAG ATGGAAGCAGTATGAAGCATATGTACAAGCTTTGGAGGGCAAGTACACAGATTTAAACT CTAATGATGTAACTGGCTTGAGAGAATCTGAAGAAAAGTTAAAGCAGCAACAGCAAGAGTCtgcaagaagagaaaatattctgGTGATGAGACTGGCAACCAAGGAACAAGAAATGCAAGAGTGTACT ACTCAAATCCAGTACCTCAAACAAGTTCAGCAGCCTAGTGTTGCCCAACTGAGATCAACGATGGTGGACCCAGCAATCaacttgtttttcctaaaaatgaaAGGTGAACTGGAACAGACTAAAGACAAACTGGAACAAGCCCAAAATGAACTGAGTGCCTGGAAATTTACGCCTGATAG AGGCCTGACAGCGTCGGACTATTCCGAAGAAGTGGCCAACTCCGAAAAATTCCCTTTCTAG